The following are encoded in a window of Perca flavescens isolate YP-PL-M2 chromosome 24, PFLA_1.0, whole genome shotgun sequence genomic DNA:
- the LOC114550721 gene encoding zinc finger protein 32-like isoform X1 codes for MFEGARHSRRAAHSSCPSVFLLTLQAGESSRRTTLRRTFDLTFIESLADLGRKVPEVTCNMDSIYSDTYSHCWNHKALPSDVQKVIVGEEHPQEWSSSLDQEDTKPPHIKEEQEELRISQDEEQLQGPEKADTTKFPFTPVSVKKEDEEKPQFSAFFQRQTEQMKREADGEDCGGPEPAMKSDPDPHLQPATDDETGDSSEPETDDSADWKETREPQSGLNSLNNDEVPVSDSRYSTSEKECGEKLCTTGLLKRHMRSYTGKRQFSCSVCKKAFIKSGHLQEHMRVHTGEKPFKCPVCMKAFRWSGHLLTHMRTHTGEKPFNCTVCKKAFTVNGNLQNHMRIHTGEKPFRCSICRKTFTVSGNLQKHMRIHTGEKPFSCSVCKKAFNESAHLQRHMKTHTGEKPFGCSICKKTFIEIEHLRKHMTIHVF; via the exons GCTGGAGAGAGCTCGAGGAGGACGACGCTCAGACGGACGTTTGATTTGACGTTCATAGAGAGTTTGGCAGATTTGGGGAGGAAAGTTCCAGAAGTCACTTGTAACATGGACTCGATCTACAGTGACACGTACTCGCACTGTTGGAACCATAAAG cttTACCTTCAGATGTCCAGAAAGTGATTGTTGGTGAAGAACATCCGCAGGAGTGGAGCTCAAGTCTGGACCAGGAGGACACAAAGCCCCcccacattaaagaggaacaggaggaactccGGATCAGTCAGGATgaagagcagcttcaagggccgGAGAAGGCTGATaccaccaagttcccattcactcccgTCTCTGTGAAGAAAGAAGATGAAGAGAAACCTCAGTTCTCAGCTTTTTTTCAAAGACAAACTGAACAGATGAAAAGAGAAGCTGacggagaggactgtggaggaccagaaccagccatgAAATCAGATCCAGATCCACATTTACAACCAGCTACTGATGAcgagactggagactcttctgagcctgagactgatgacagtgctgattggaaggagaccagagaacctcagtcaggtttaaactctctgaatAATGATGAAGTCCCGGTCAGTGATTCAAGATATAGTACTAGTGAAAAAGAGTGTGGAGAAAAACTTTGCACCACTGGACTTCTGAAAAGACACATGAGATCTTATACAGGAAAGAGACAATTTAGCTGCTCGGTCTGTAAGAAAGCATTTATAAAGAGTGGACATTTACAGGAACACATGAGAGTCCACActggagagaaaccatttaaaTGTCCAGTCTGTATGAAAGCTTTTAGGTGGAGTGGACATTTACTGACACACATGAGaacccacacaggagagaaaccatttaacTGCACAGTCTGTAAAAAAGCTTTTACAGTGAATGGAAATTTACAGAatcacatgagaatccacacaggagagaaaccatttagaTGCTCAATCTGTAGGAAAACTTTTACAGTGAGTGGaaatttacagaaacacatgagaatccacacaggagagaaaccatttagctgctcagtctgtaagaaagcttttaaTGAGAGTGCACATTTACAGAGACACATGAAaacccacacaggagagaaaccatttgGCTGCTCGATCTGCAAGAAAACTTTCATAGAGATTGAACATTTAAGGAAACACATGACAATCCATGTATTTTAA
- the LOC114550721 gene encoding zinc finger protein 32-like isoform X2, translated as MDSIYSDTYSHCWNHKALPSDVQKVIVGEEHPQEWSSSLDQEDTKPPHIKEEQEELRISQDEEQLQGPEKADTTKFPFTPVSVKKEDEEKPQFSAFFQRQTEQMKREADGEDCGGPEPAMKSDPDPHLQPATDDETGDSSEPETDDSADWKETREPQSGLNSLNNDEVPVSDSRYSTSEKECGEKLCTTGLLKRHMRSYTGKRQFSCSVCKKAFIKSGHLQEHMRVHTGEKPFKCPVCMKAFRWSGHLLTHMRTHTGEKPFNCTVCKKAFTVNGNLQNHMRIHTGEKPFRCSICRKTFTVSGNLQKHMRIHTGEKPFSCSVCKKAFNESAHLQRHMKTHTGEKPFGCSICKKTFIEIEHLRKHMTIHVF; from the exons ATGGACTCGATCTACAGTGACACGTACTCGCACTGTTGGAACCATAAAG cttTACCTTCAGATGTCCAGAAAGTGATTGTTGGTGAAGAACATCCGCAGGAGTGGAGCTCAAGTCTGGACCAGGAGGACACAAAGCCCCcccacattaaagaggaacaggaggaactccGGATCAGTCAGGATgaagagcagcttcaagggccgGAGAAGGCTGATaccaccaagttcccattcactcccgTCTCTGTGAAGAAAGAAGATGAAGAGAAACCTCAGTTCTCAGCTTTTTTTCAAAGACAAACTGAACAGATGAAAAGAGAAGCTGacggagaggactgtggaggaccagaaccagccatgAAATCAGATCCAGATCCACATTTACAACCAGCTACTGATGAcgagactggagactcttctgagcctgagactgatgacagtgctgattggaaggagaccagagaacctcagtcaggtttaaactctctgaatAATGATGAAGTCCCGGTCAGTGATTCAAGATATAGTACTAGTGAAAAAGAGTGTGGAGAAAAACTTTGCACCACTGGACTTCTGAAAAGACACATGAGATCTTATACAGGAAAGAGACAATTTAGCTGCTCGGTCTGTAAGAAAGCATTTATAAAGAGTGGACATTTACAGGAACACATGAGAGTCCACActggagagaaaccatttaaaTGTCCAGTCTGTATGAAAGCTTTTAGGTGGAGTGGACATTTACTGACACACATGAGaacccacacaggagagaaaccatttaacTGCACAGTCTGTAAAAAAGCTTTTACAGTGAATGGAAATTTACAGAatcacatgagaatccacacaggagagaaaccatttagaTGCTCAATCTGTAGGAAAACTTTTACAGTGAGTGGaaatttacagaaacacatgagaatccacacaggagagaaaccatttagctgctcagtctgtaagaaagcttttaaTGAGAGTGCACATTTACAGAGACACATGAAaacccacacaggagagaaaccatttgGCTGCTCGATCTGCAAGAAAACTTTCATAGAGATTGAACATTTAAGGAAACACATGACAATCCATGTATTTTAA